The Longimicrobium sp. genomic sequence TCACCAACCTGTCGAACGCGGGTGTGTTCGTGGCCGTGGCCGCGGGGAACAGCAACGCCGACGCGTGCAGCTTCTCGCCGGCCAGCGCCGCGGCCGTGTTCACCACCGCCTCGTCGGAAAGGACCGACGCGCGCCGCTCCACCTCCAACTACGGCAGCTGCGTGGACGGCTACGCGCCGGGTGGGTCCATCACCAGCACCTGGATCGGTGGCGGAACCAACACCATCAGCGGCAGCTCGATGGCCAGCCCGCACGTGGCCGGCGTCGCCGCGCTGTACAAGCACACGTACGGCGACGCGTCGTCGTCCACCATCGACACGTGGATCAAGAACAACGCGACGACGAACGTCATTTCCGGAAACCCGGCGGGCACGCCCAACCGCCTGCTGTACAAGGCGGCGCTCTGATCCCCTAGCGCCGCACCCCCGCGCGACCGCACCGAGGCGGCCGCGCCACGTCACACCCCGTTCGTGAGGATGTCATGAAGCTCAGCAAGACCGCAGTTGCCGTTGGTGCCGTGATGGCCCTGGCCGCGTGCTCGGACGAGTCGCCGGTGTCCGCCCGCGTCGACCTGGTCCCGGTGCTTTCCGCCGGCGCCCGCGGAATCGAAGGGCAGTACATCGTGGTGGTGCGCGAGGGCGCCGACCCGCGCTCGGTGGCCGCGGTAGCGGGCGCTTCGCCGCGGTACGTGTACACGGCGGCGATCAACGGCTTCGCGGCCACCCTGAATGCCGGCCAGCTGAACGCGCTGCAGCAGAACCCCAACGTCGAGACCATCGAGCAGGACCAGACGGCCCAGGCCTCGGCCACGCAGTCCGGCGCCACGTGGGGCATCGACCGCATCGACCAGCGCAGCCGGCCGCTGAGCGGCACCTACACCTACACGACCACCGCGTCGGGCGTGTACGCGTACATCATCGACACGGGCATCTACGCCGCGCACAGCAACTTCGGCGGCCGGGCCAGCAACGTGTACGACGCGTTCGGCGGTAACGGCAACGACTGCAACGGGCACGGCACGCACGTGGCCGGCACGGTGGGCAGCGCCACCTACGGCGTCGCCAAGGCCGTGCGCCTGCGCGGCGTGCGCGTGCTGGACTGCGCCGGTTCGGGCTCGTTCGCCGGCATCATCGCCGGCATCGACTGGGTTCGCGTGAACCGCACCAACCCGGCGGTGGCCAACCTTTCGCTGGGCGGCGGCTACTCGAGCACGCTGAACAACGCGGTGACCAACCTGGCCAACTCGGGCGTGTTCGTGGCCGTGGCCGCGGGCAACGAGAACCAGCTGGCCTGCAACGTGTCGCCGGCCAGCGCCTCGGCGGTGACCACGGTGGCCTCGTCCACCAGCAGCGACGCCAAGTCGTCGTTCAGCAACTACGGCAGCTGCGTCGACGTGTACGCCCCGGGCAGCAGCATCACCAGCACCTGGAGCAACGGCGGCACCAACACCATCAGCGGCACCTCGATGGCGTCGCCGCACGTGGCGGGCGTGGGCGCGCTGTACAAGGCGACCTACGGCAACGCCTCGCAGGCCACCATCGACACCTGGATCAAGAACAACGCGACGGCGAACGTGATCACCGGCAACCCTACCGGCACGCCGAACCGCCTGCTGTACAAGGCCGCGCTGTAATCCGAAGGATGGTTCCGCGGGGGTGACCCGCGCGGAGCTCGCCGCCCGGCCGTGGATTCATCCACGGCCGGGCGGTTCGTCG encodes the following:
- a CDS encoding S8 family peptidase — its product is MKLSKTAVAVGAVMALAACSDESPVSARVDLVPVLSAGARGIEGQYIVVVREGADPRSVAAVAGASPRYVYTAAINGFAATLNAGQLNALQQNPNVETIEQDQTAQASATQSGATWGIDRIDQRSRPLSGTYTYTTTASGVYAYIIDTGIYAAHSNFGGRASNVYDAFGGNGNDCNGHGTHVAGTVGSATYGVAKAVRLRGVRVLDCAGSGSFAGIIAGIDWVRVNRTNPAVANLSLGGGYSSTLNNAVTNLANSGVFVAVAAGNENQLACNVSPASASAVTTVASSTSSDAKSSFSNYGSCVDVYAPGSSITSTWSNGGTNTISGTSMASPHVAGVGALYKATYGNASQATIDTWIKNNATANVITGNPTGTPNRLLYKAAL